From the genome of Alcanivorax sp.:
CGGAACTGCCGCTCCGTCAAAACAGGAGGTCCTTTGCTTTGTGGGAGCTTGCTTGCAAGCGAATCTATCCTCACCCAGGTTTGGCCCCCTTCGCGTGCAAGCACGCTCCCACAGTTATAGATGAGGCAGCAGTGTTTCATTGGTAACAGGCACGCTCCCGAGAATAGTGGGGGCGGTCAGCGTGAAACGGGCGTGCTTAATGAAGTGCTCGGTGGATGGGTAACGTGATGGGTTCGGGCAGGACGCCCAACCGTGCCAGCTGCTCCAGCACCAGATCCACGGTAATGCTTTGCAGGCAGGGATAGCTGTCCAGTGCGCAGCTGTTGCGTTCACAATCTTCGCGGCAAGGTTGACGGCGCAGGCTGACCGCCTTGCCGGATAACGGCGCCCACAGCCTGTCGTCGGTGGGGCCGAACAGGGCAACCGTGGGCAGACCGCAGGCCGCGGCCAGATGCATGGGGCCGCTGTCATTGCCCACATAGCCCTGGCTGCTGTGACACAGTGCCACCAGTCCTGCCAGCCCGAGCTGGTCGCAAAGATCGGGTACCGGATCGCTGAGGAAGCTCTGCACACGTTTGATCTGGGCACGATCCTTGTGCCCCGCGCCAATCAGTACAGGCACACATCCACAGCGTCGCAGCCGTTGGCAGAGGCTGGCAAACTGCTCCGGGTGCCACATCTTGTAGGTCTTGGTGGCGCCGGCATGAATCAGTACCCGCGGTCCGGCAGGCAGCTCCCGGGAGACGACCTGCAGTTGCTGCTCGCCCACGTCATTGCTGGTCAGGGGCAGATAGTGAGCCGGTGCTCGCGCGGCGGGCAGACTGAGGCTGCCGTAGCCGTTCCAGCGGTGTCCGCTCCATTGTGGTTCGCGTATATCATTATAAAACCAGGCGGCGTGCCGGCGGGGTGGTCCCACCCGTCGTGGGGCGCCACAGAGCCGGGCCAGCGTGGCCGATTTCTGTTCTCCTTCCACATCGATAACCACATCGGCGCGGAACTGCCGCATTGCGCGCACAAAACCCAGATAACTGACTATCCGGCGTAGTAACGGCTGGGAGGTGGCCAGGCTTGTTTCCGGGTAGAACAGCAGGCGCGTTTCCCCGGGAAGGCTGAGTGACACCAGAGACGCATACCGCTCGCTGGTCACCAGCAGCGACTCGGGGTGCGCACTGAGCATGGCCTTGAGGTGAGGCAGGGCGATCAGCAGGTTGCCCATGTGGCTGCAGGGAAAAAGAATCAGGTGCCGGGACATATCCGTTGTGGCGCTGTTATCCGTAACATGAAGGGTCAGCCTAGGAGGGGGGTGTGACGGCAGGATGACAACGGGAGACGCTGCACGCATCAAGCTACAACGCGGATCACTGCCTGCAGCAATCTGCCATATTGAAGCCGCGCTCAGAGTCTGGGCTCGGCTTTTTTGTAGCTTCTAGAGATGGCGATCCAACGCATTCGAATTGCGCTTCTGGAATCCTTACCTCGCTTAGGCTCGGATCGCGAGCAGGCTCGCTCCTACAGCGGCTTCGTAGAAAGGCTGGAAAAGCCGGGAGCTTTCCCTCTGCCGTCCCAGAGTGTCATGAAGGTCCTGAGGAAGAGGAGGCGCTTTCTCTTGCGGGAGCTCTCTGTGCTCGTCAGGGTATGCTTGCAAGCGAATAGCCCTTTCCGCACCAACATTCGCCTGCAAGCAGGCTCCCACGGGACAGGCATCTGCGAGAGTCAAAATGTGGCGGTGAAATCCTGTTCCCCTAAACAGAGAAACCCGCCGGCTTGCCAGCCTGGCGGGTTTCGGACTTAGCTAAATCAAACTGTGGGACAGCAGTGGGAGCTTTCCCGGCTTTTCCAATTCAAGCGCTAGCTTGATGCGTGTTGCGTCAGGCGTCTCTTTCAATCAACCAATCGGCAATCTTGCCCCAGCTCTGCTTTTGGGCTGCGTTGCTGCCAAGGATGCCCATATGACCGCCATCAATGGTCATGAAGGTTTTGTCCTTGCTGCGAATCAGCGGCTCCATGGCGTGGCTGCAATCGCGGGTGACAATCGGGTCATTCGCGCCAGTGATGTTCAGTACATTGGCGGTCACCTTGCTCAGGTGTCCCTGGCTGCCTTCCATGGGCAGATTGCCGCCGGCAACCACATTGTCTGTCCAGAGATAGCGCACGATGTCCTGAATCACGCCACCAGGGTAGGCCACCATGTCATCCAGGAAGGCTCCGTTGGTGGCGTGGGCGGTAACAAATTCCCGGTCATGCAGGTTTTTTACCAGGTTCAGGTAACCCTGCAGGCTGCCCACCGGATTGGTGAGCTTGAAAGCGAGGCTGTTCATCCAGCCCGGAGAGCGTAGCAGTCTTGCCGGCACATTATGGATGCGCAGGCCGGTGCGACTGCGAATCCATTTGGCGCGGCGGCTCAAGCGCTGATACTGCACCCCGAGGGCCCCATTGCGATGGTAGTCGCAAGGGGCGCCCAGCAGTACCAGGTTACGGATGTCCGGGTCGTTGCCGAGGGCGGTGTAGCACAGGCTGAACAGCCCGCCAAAGCTCCAGCCATGCAGACTCAGTTGCTGTTGGCCGCTGTGCTGGCGGACCTGCACCAGCAGCTTGGGAAGATAATCGGCGAAGTAGCTACTCAGGTTCAGGTGGTTGTGATATTTGCCGGGACGGCCCCAGTCGACCATATACAGCTCAAATCCCCGTGCGCGCAGATAGCGAACAAGGCTGCGTTGCGGGAACAGATCATAGATCAGCATATTCACTGCCAGCGGCGCCACCAGCACCAGCGGAGTGCGCTGCGCGGTCTGGCTCACAGGCATGATGGTGCCATCACCTAGCGGGATCGCCTTTTCCTGCAGCGGCGGGTAGTAGCGCAGTTTGACCAGGCCGTCGTCGAACAGAGTGTCGAACGGGGTTTTCTCTGCCTGACTCAACTGGTCGGACGCGAACAGGCGGGCACGGCCATTTTCAAGGCGGTGGCGCCAGGGTCGGGTCTTTTGTTGCAGGGCTTCGGTGAGCATGGGTCATACCGGCGTTATGGGTTGGGCCGGACATTGTATGCAAGATGGAGGGCGGTGCACTCGCCGTACGGACAGTTCCTGGCGGCGGGGAAGACACCCGTCACAGGGCGGTCATTGACTGTGACGGGGGAGCGGGTGAGCCCGCCAACGGGGTTATTGAAAGCTGCCCAGCTTGCTGCGCACCTGGGTGAGGCTGCCGGCCTTGAGTTCACTTTCGAAACTGGCCTTGCCTTCCGGGAACAGCAATACCACGGTAGAACCCAGCAAAAAGCGCCCCAATTCATCGCCTTTCTGGAGGGTGATGGGCTGGGTGCGCTGGTAGTCGGTGGTCTGGACTTCGCGGGGCAGCGGGCAGACCTGGCCAGAGAAGACCGTTTCGATGCCCGCCACGATCATGGCGCCCACCAGAATCACCGCCATGGGGCCGTTATCCGTGTCGAAGATGCACACCAGCCGCTCGTTACGGGCGAACAGGTTGGGCACCCCATTGGCGGTGGCTTCATTCACAGAAAACAGGTCGCCGGGTACGTAGCGGGTTTCGCGCAGGGTGCCGGTGAATGGCATGTGGACGCGATGGTAATCCCGGGGTGACAGGTAAATGGTGGCGAACTGGCCGTTGGTAAATTCGCTGGCCAGGGCGCTGTCGCCGCCCACCAGATCATACAGGGAGTAGTCATGCCCCTTGGCCTGGAACACCTGGTTGGCGCGGATGGCGCCCAGCTGGCTGACCGCCCCATCCGCCGGGCAGGCGATGTCGTTCACCGCATCGGCTTCCAGTGGGCGGGCATCCGCTTTCAGGGCGCGGGTAAAGAAAGCATTGAAAGTGGGGAACTGGTCCGGATCCTGAATCTCGGCCTCGGACAGGTCAATGCCGAAGCGTTTCATGAACTGGTTGATGAAGGTGGTCTTGATCCACGGCACCTCACTACGGGCCAGCATGCCGACCAGACGGGAAAGTCCGTGCTGGGGAACCAGATACTGCAGAATCACAAAAAGCTTGTCGCGTAGGCTCAAGGTGTTGTCCTTGTGGTTGCGTGGTTGTGGACGCGCTGCTCGCCGGGACCGGATTATTCCGGTTTCTCCACCGGGGTGTCCGGGTGATTGCCCCATTCCGCCCAGGAGCCGGCGTAGCCCCGCAGGCGCGGATAGCCGAGGATCTTGCCCACCAGCCAGGAAAAGCTGGAGCGGTGATGAGTCTGGCAGTGGCAAATCACTTCCTTGTCCGGCGTAATGCCGCGGGCTTCCAGTTCAGCGCGGATCTCGTCCAGCGGGCGCAGGCGCAGGTTGTTGCTGCGATCCATGGCCTCGGTCCATTCGTAGTGGATGGCGCCGGGGATATGACCTGCCTTCTGGGCGAAGGCGCGCACACCGGCGTATTCCTCTTCGGAGCGGGAGTCCCACAGGGCCAGGGCCGGGTTGTCGAAGTTCTTGAGCAGGTAGTCCAGATGCACTTCGGTGAGCGGGTCATGCTCACCGACTTCGTAGTCGCTGGGCTCAGGCTCCGGGGACTCGCTGCTGGTGGGGTGCCCCTCGGCCAGCCAGGCGTGGATACCACCGTTCAGATAGCTGTAGTGTTTGTGGCCAATGGCATCCAGGGTCCACAGCAGGCGCCCGGCCCAGCCGCCGCCCTCATCATCGTAGGCCACCACATGGGTGTCCGGGGTCAGCCCCAGGCTGGAGAACAGATCCCCCAGCGCATCGTCACTGGGAATCATCCCCGGCGCCGGCTGGGCGCCGCTCTGCAACCGCTTGAAATCCAGATGAATCGCCCCGGGCACATGGGCCTGCACGTAGATGGAGGGCTTGCTCAGATCAATGATCAGCAGCTTGTCATCGTCAAGATGCCTGGCGAGTTCGGCGGGTTCTAGCAGTAGAGGGAGCATAAGAAGGCAATGAATAGTTAATAATGAATAATGAATAATGAATAGCGAAACAACTTCGCGAAGCGAAGTCCAATTATTAACTATTCATTATTCATTATTAACTGGTTCACTGGTACCTCTCCCGCCCTTCCTCATCCAGCGTATCGGCGATCTGGTAGAAGTTTTCCAGCCGTTCTTCGCTGATGGCGCCGCTGTCGGCGGCTTCGAGGAAGGCGCAGCCGGGTTCGTTGCGGTGGGAGCAGTTGCGGAATTTGCAGTGGCCGGCCAGTTCGGAGAGTTCCCGGTAGCCGTGCAGCAGTTCGTCCTCGCTGATGTGCCAGAGGCCGAATTCGCGGATGCCGGGGGAGTCGATCAGTTCGCCGCCGGTGGGCAGGTGGAATAGGCGGGCGGTGACGGTGGTGTGCTGGCCCAGACCTGAGGTGCTGGACAGATCGCCCACATCCAGTGCCGCTTCCGGCAGGACCGCATTCACCAGCGACGATTTGCCGACACCGGATTGCCCCACAAACACGCTGATCTTGCCCTTGAGGATCTCGTGCAGCGGCGCCAGGCCGTTGTGGTCATGGGCGCTGAGCTCCAGTACCGGGTAATCCAGCGCTTCATACATGGCTTTCAGTTCGTCGATAAAGGGGCGAAGCTCTTCGTCAATCAGGTCGGCCTTGTTGAGCACCAGGGTAGCCGGGATGCCAGATAATTCCGCTGCCACCAGATAACGGTCCAGCAGGGTGCTGGACGGGGTGGGCAGGGGCGCGAACACCACCAGCATTTGTTCCACGTTGGCGGCCACCGGCTTCAGGTTGCCGTAGGGGTCCGGGCGTTTGAGAACTGTATCGCGGGGATCGATGGCCACCACCACGCCCAGTCCCTCACTCTTGGGTGGCTGCCAGATGACCCGGTCGCCCACCACCAGTTGTTCCAGGGTGGCGCGGAAGTGACAGCGGCGGCTTTCGCCATCGGCGCTTTCCACTTGCACCTGCTGGCCAAAGTGGGCGGTGATAATGCCCTGCTGCTCGTCGCCCAGGTCGTCTGCCACCAGCTCTTCCAGCTGGTCGTTGCGTTTCTGGGCGCGTTCGCGCTTCTCTGCCTGGATCTTTTCAATGCGCCAGCGCTGGCGGCGGTTGAGTTTACGTTTGGCCACGGTGGTATGGGTATCATTCCGGTATTGGGTTGGGGCCATGCTACCATGCGGTCACAGCCACCGCGTAGCCAAGAGACAAGCCATGACCGACAAGCGCAACAATCTGATCTGGATCGATCTGGAAATGACCGGCCTGAGCCCGGAGAACGATCGCATCATCGAAATCGCTACCATCGTCACCGATTCCCAGCTCAATGTGCTGGCAGAAGGGCCGGTGCTGGCGGTGCATCAGAGTGATGAGCTGCTGGACGCCATGGACGAGTGGAATACCGAGCACCACAACAATTCCGGTCTGGTGAAGCGGGTGCAGGAAAGCCGCATCAGCGAGATGCAGGCCCAGGCCCAGACTATCGACTTCCTGAAAGAATACGTGGAACCGGGCATGTCCCCCATGTGCGGCAACAGCATCTGCCAGGATCGCCGTTTCATGGCCAACTACATGCAGGAACTGGAAGCGTTCTTCCATTACCGCAATCTGGATGTGTCCACCCTGAAGGAACTGGCGCGGCGCTGGAAGCCGGAAATCCTGGAAGGCTTCAAGAAGGAAGGCAAGCATCTGGCGCTGGACGACATCCGTGAATCCATCGCCGAGCTGAAGTACTACCGCGAGCATTTTATTGGCTGTTGAAGCTTGTACGCGGCTCGCAAAATTTTCGCCGTAGGAGCGGCGCTTGAGCCGCGAACAGCCTTACTTCGGAATCCTCGCTACGCTCGATTCGCGGCTCAAGCGCCGCTCCTACGGGGGGTCATTTTAGGTCGCGATGTGCTGCTCCAGCGCCCACTGCACATGTTCCTGCACGGTGTCATCCGGGTAATCGCGTCTTTCTTCCAGCGCCTGGATAACGTCCTCTGACGTGGGGGCATTGCCCAGTGCTACCGCAATATTCCTCAGCCATTTTTCATAGCCTGCACGACGGATCGCCGACCCGGCGGTGCGTTCCAGAAACTCTTCCTCATTCCATCCGAATAGCGTGACAAGATCACTGTCGCCCAGGCCGTGGCGAGGGTGGAAATCGGTCTCGCCGGTGTGTCGGGCGTAGCGGTTCCAGGGGCACATCAGCTGGCAGTCGTCGCAGCCGAAGATGCGGTTGCCGATGTCGCGGCGCAGGTCCTCAGGGATGCTGCCATCGTGTTCGATGGTCAGGTAGGAAATGCAGCGCCGGGCGTCCAGTTGGTAGGGCGCGACAATCGCATCGGTGGGGCAGACGGTGATGCAGGCCTTGCACTTGCCGCAGTGGTCCTCGCCGGGCTCGTCGACCGGCAGGGGGATGTCCGTGTAGATTTCGCCAAGGAAAAACCAACTGCCGGCTTCCCGGTTCAGCACCAGGGTGTGTTTGCCTTGCCAGCCGAGACCGGCCTTGGCTGCCAAGGGCTTTTCCATCACCGGCGCGCTGTCCACAAAGGCGCGGGCCAGCTCGCTGTCGCCCACTTCCGCGCGAATTTTTGCCGCCAGGGTAGCCAGCCGCTTGCGAATCAATTTGTGGTAATCACGGCCCAGGGCATAGCGGGACACATAGGCCTTGTCCTTCTCCTGTAGCATCTTCACCGGCGCGGTGTCCGGTGGCAGGTAATCCATGCGTGCGGAAATCACCCGCAGGGTGCCGGGTTCCAGTTCGGCAGGCCGATAACGCTTGTGGCCATGGGCGGCCATCCATTCCATCTGCCCCTGATAGCCGGCTTCCAGCCAGGCCTTCAGCGCCGCTTCGGCGGCGGACAGGTCGGTATCGGCAATACCGATCTGCTGGAAGCCGAGTTCGCGGCCCCATTGCTGGATTTTGTCCTTGAGCTGATGCAGATCCATGGGTTTCTGAACGGCGGGGTCCCGTGGGTATAATGGCGTAAATTCCTGTACGCAAGAGCGTACCGCAAAGGCGAAGGATAACATGACCGCACTGCCAACCGCGCTTTATACCGCAGCACAGACCCGGGAGCTGGACCGGCTGGCGATCGCTGCAGGTACCCCCGGTGCCGAGCTGATGCTCCGTGCCGGGCAGGCGGCGTTCAACGCCCTGTGTGAACGCTGGCCGGAAGCCCGTCGCATCGCGGTGTTATGTGGTGGTGGCAATAATGGTGGCGACGGGTATGTGGTGGCGGCACTGGCCCACGAGGCAGGTTTGCAGCCCAGCATCCATTTTATCAAGACGCCGGATTCCCTGAGCGGTGATGCCCTGACCATGGCACAGCGCTGCCAGGCCTTGCAGATACCCATGCAACCGCTGTCGGTGACGGCCATGCCAGCCGGGGCCGACGTGCTGGTGGACGGCCTGTTTGGTACCGGCCTGGCGGGGCCGTTGCGAGAAGACGTAAGCCGCCTGATCGCGGCACTGGATGATTTGCCTGTGCCGCGACTGGCGCTGGATATCCCTTCCGGGCTCAGCGCCGATACCGGCATGCCTCTGGGGGCGGTGTTGCGGGCAGATATCACCTGTACTTTTATCGGCCTCAAGCGCGGCCTGCTCACCGCTCAGGGACCGGTGCACACGGGGATATTGTGCTTCTTCGACCTGCAGGTGCCCCGTGATGTGTATCAGCAGGTGCCGGCGGACGTGAGCGTGCCGACACCGGACAGGCTGTTGGAGGTGTTGTCGCCGCGAGATCTGGATGGCCATAAAGGTCGCTATGGGCATGTGCTGGTGATCGGCGGTGATCATGGCTTTCCCGGGGCGCCGATCATGTCGGCCCAGGCGGCGGCACGCTGTGGCGCCGGCAAGGTCAGCCTGATCACCCGGCCCGAACACGTGCCGGTGATGATTGCGCGACAGCCGGAAGTGATGGCTCGTGGTGTGGACCGGCCTGCCGAGGCCGTGTCATTGATCGAGGCCGCCTCGGTGATCGCCATTGGGCCGGGGCTGGCCCGGCAGGATTGGGGGCGTGGGCTGCTGGAGCTGGCCCTGGACAGTGGCAAGCCGATGGTGGTGGATGCCGACGCGCTGAACCTGTTGGCAGAGAGTCAGGATGTGGGGGAGGCGGACTGGGTACTGACGCCGCACCCTGGCGAAGCGGCGAGATTGCTGAACGCGAACCAGGGTGAAGTCCAGCGGGACCGCTTTGCCGCCCTGGAAAGTCTCCATGCCCGGTTTGGTGGCACCGTGCTGCTGAAGGGCCTGGGGACGCTGGTTCAGGGCAGTGAGGGCCGCGCCCTGATCCGCGAGGGAAATCCGGGGATGGCCAGCGGCGGCATGGGCGATGTGCTCACCGGGGTGATCGCCGCTCTGCGCGCGCAGGGCTTGAGCGGTTATGATGCGGCACGCTTTGCTGCCATGGTGCATGCCCGTGCGGCGGATGCCTGCGCCCGTGACAAGGGCGAACGCGGCCTGCTGGCCACGGATTTACTGGATGTCCTCAGAGAGAATTTGAATGAGTATTGTCCCTGTGACGGTTGAACAGATCGACCTGCCGGATGAAGCTGCAACCCTGGCGTTGGGGGCACAATTGGCCCGCCGTTTGCTTCAGGAAAAAGGCAACGGCGCCTGTGTCTATCTGGAAGGGGATCTGGGGGCCGGGAAAACCACGCTGGTTCGCGGTATCCTTCGTGGTATGGGGCATGAGGGCGCAGTGAAAAGCCCCACTTATACCATTGTGGAACCCTACGAGCTGGAAGGCGTCCATATCTATCACTTCGACCTGTATCGTCTGGCGGATCCGGAAGAACTGGAGCTGATCGGGGTGCGGGATTATTTTTCTTCCGGCGACCTGTGTTTGCTGGAGTGGCCGGAGCGCGGGGCCGGGGTGGTGCCGGCACCGGATTTGACCATTACACTGGCCGTGGACGGCCATGGACGAAAAGCGACCCTGGAATGGGCCTATGACGAAACGCACTGACAATAAAAAACGTTTCCTTGCCGTGCTGCTGATGGTGGCCGGCTGGCTGACCAGTCCTTCCCTGTTGGCCAAGGAGAGCATTGATTCGGTGCGCTTGCACCGGGCGCCGGATCACACGCGGATCGTGTTTGATCTGCCAGCCCCGGTGGATCACAAACTGGACAA
Proteins encoded in this window:
- a CDS encoding glycosyltransferase family 9 protein; this translates as MGNLLIALPHLKAMLSAHPESLLVTSERYASLVSLSLPGETRLLFYPETSLATSQPLLRRIVSYLGFVRAMRQFRADVVIDVEGEQKSATLARLCGAPRRVGPPRRHAAWFYNDIREPQWSGHRWNGYGSLSLPAARAPAHYLPLTSNDVGEQQLQVVSRELPAGPRVLIHAGATKTYKMWHPEQFASLCQRLRRCGCVPVLIGAGHKDRAQIKRVQSFLSDPVPDLCDQLGLAGLVALCHSSQGYVGNDSGPMHLAAACGLPTVALFGPTDDRLWAPLSGKAVSLRRQPCREDCERNSCALDSYPCLQSITVDLVLEQLARLGVLPEPITLPIHRALH
- a CDS encoding alpha/beta fold hydrolase, which produces MLTEALQQKTRPWRHRLENGRARLFASDQLSQAEKTPFDTLFDDGLVKLRYYPPLQEKAIPLGDGTIMPVSQTAQRTPLVLVAPLAVNMLIYDLFPQRSLVRYLRARGFELYMVDWGRPGKYHNHLNLSSYFADYLPKLLVQVRQHSGQQQLSLHGWSFGGLFSLCYTALGNDPDIRNLVLLGAPCDYHRNGALGVQYQRLSRRAKWIRSRTGLRIHNVPARLLRSPGWMNSLAFKLTNPVGSLQGYLNLVKNLHDREFVTAHATNGAFLDDMVAYPGGVIQDIVRYLWTDNVVAGGNLPMEGSQGHLSKVTANVLNITGANDPIVTRDCSHAMEPLIRSKDKTFMTIDGGHMGILGSNAAQKQSWGKIADWLIERDA
- the asd gene encoding archaetidylserine decarboxylase (Phosphatidylserine decarboxylase is synthesized as a single chain precursor. Generation of the pyruvoyl active site from a Ser is coupled to cleavage of a Gly-Ser bond between the larger (beta) and smaller (alpha chains). It is an integral membrane protein.) — translated: MSLRDKLFVILQYLVPQHGLSRLVGMLARSEVPWIKTTFINQFMKRFGIDLSEAEIQDPDQFPTFNAFFTRALKADARPLEADAVNDIACPADGAVSQLGAIRANQVFQAKGHDYSLYDLVGGDSALASEFTNGQFATIYLSPRDYHRVHMPFTGTLRETRYVPGDLFSVNEATANGVPNLFARNERLVCIFDTDNGPMAVILVGAMIVAGIETVFSGQVCPLPREVQTTDYQRTQPITLQKGDELGRFLLGSTVVLLFPEGKASFESELKAGSLTQVRSKLGSFQ
- a CDS encoding rhodanese-like domain-containing protein, which gives rise to MLPLLLEPAELARHLDDDKLLIIDLSKPSIYVQAHVPGAIHLDFKRLQSGAQPAPGMIPSDDALGDLFSSLGLTPDTHVVAYDDEGGGWAGRLLWTLDAIGHKHYSYLNGGIHAWLAEGHPTSSESPEPEPSDYEVGEHDPLTEVHLDYLLKNFDNPALALWDSRSEEEYAGVRAFAQKAGHIPGAIHYEWTEAMDRSNNLRLRPLDEIRAELEARGITPDKEVICHCQTHHRSSFSWLVGKILGYPRLRGYAGSWAEWGNHPDTPVEKPE
- the rsgA gene encoding small ribosomal subunit biogenesis GTPase RsgA: MAKRKLNRRQRWRIEKIQAEKRERAQKRNDQLEELVADDLGDEQQGIITAHFGQQVQVESADGESRRCHFRATLEQLVVGDRVIWQPPKSEGLGVVVAIDPRDTVLKRPDPYGNLKPVAANVEQMLVVFAPLPTPSSTLLDRYLVAAELSGIPATLVLNKADLIDEELRPFIDELKAMYEALDYPVLELSAHDHNGLAPLHEILKGKISVFVGQSGVGKSSLVNAVLPEAALDVGDLSSTSGLGQHTTVTARLFHLPTGGELIDSPGIREFGLWHISEDELLHGYRELSELAGHCKFRNCSHRNEPGCAFLEAADSGAISEERLENFYQIADTLDEEGRERYQ
- the orn gene encoding oligoribonuclease, which codes for MTDKRNNLIWIDLEMTGLSPENDRIIEIATIVTDSQLNVLAEGPVLAVHQSDELLDAMDEWNTEHHNNSGLVKRVQESRISEMQAQAQTIDFLKEYVEPGMSPMCGNSICQDRRFMANYMQELEAFFHYRNLDVSTLKELARRWKPEILEGFKKEGKHLALDDIRESIAELKYYREHFIGC
- the queG gene encoding tRNA epoxyqueuosine(34) reductase QueG — translated: MDLHQLKDKIQQWGRELGFQQIGIADTDLSAAEAALKAWLEAGYQGQMEWMAAHGHKRYRPAELEPGTLRVISARMDYLPPDTAPVKMLQEKDKAYVSRYALGRDYHKLIRKRLATLAAKIRAEVGDSELARAFVDSAPVMEKPLAAKAGLGWQGKHTLVLNREAGSWFFLGEIYTDIPLPVDEPGEDHCGKCKACITVCPTDAIVAPYQLDARRCISYLTIEHDGSIPEDLRRDIGNRIFGCDDCQLMCPWNRYARHTGETDFHPRHGLGDSDLVTLFGWNEEEFLERTAGSAIRRAGYEKWLRNIAVALGNAPTSEDVIQALEERRDYPDDTVQEHVQWALEQHIAT
- a CDS encoding NAD(P)H-hydrate dehydratase, whose product is MTALPTALYTAAQTRELDRLAIAAGTPGAELMLRAGQAAFNALCERWPEARRIAVLCGGGNNGGDGYVVAALAHEAGLQPSIHFIKTPDSLSGDALTMAQRCQALQIPMQPLSVTAMPAGADVLVDGLFGTGLAGPLREDVSRLIAALDDLPVPRLALDIPSGLSADTGMPLGAVLRADITCTFIGLKRGLLTAQGPVHTGILCFFDLQVPRDVYQQVPADVSVPTPDRLLEVLSPRDLDGHKGRYGHVLVIGGDHGFPGAPIMSAQAAARCGAGKVSLITRPEHVPVMIARQPEVMARGVDRPAEAVSLIEAASVIAIGPGLARQDWGRGLLELALDSGKPMVVDADALNLLAESQDVGEADWVLTPHPGEAARLLNANQGEVQRDRFAALESLHARFGGTVLLKGLGTLVQGSEGRALIREGNPGMASGGMGDVLTGVIAALRAQGLSGYDAARFAAMVHARAADACARDKGERGLLATDLLDVLRENLNEYCPCDG
- the tsaE gene encoding tRNA (adenosine(37)-N6)-threonylcarbamoyltransferase complex ATPase subunit type 1 TsaE; its protein translation is MSIVPVTVEQIDLPDEAATLALGAQLARRLLQEKGNGACVYLEGDLGAGKTTLVRGILRGMGHEGAVKSPTYTIVEPYELEGVHIYHFDLYRLADPEELELIGVRDYFSSGDLCLLEWPERGAGVVPAPDLTITLAVDGHGRKATLEWAYDETH